The Roseimicrobium gellanilyticum genome contains a region encoding:
- a CDS encoding DUF1553 domain-containing protein, translating to MKHFRLLPFALAMAAAPLLAQNDAGNNDAANDAQNDSKENPKAADYKPIVKWSFDAKEAGKWKGKEQLEDGPLPPTFPAFQPGNKAAYFGGTNTAIVVKESDLPDTNVRFGMDDSITLEAWVNVEEIRNGAYSYLIGKGRNKNKDFTPENQNYALRLKGEGGEARPTFLFRSLPDKPDAKEGYHRWVATEGLTPGSGWHHIAVTYTFGKGSSIRSFVDGKEVKGTWDLDGKTDRAPVQDGDDIMIGTGYGGGEGNTLRGWLDEVAIYRKAVPETLLAQRFQFIPPPPVVNPDTLPKGLVRVEICESGVPAKNAWPTIPPKADESYNVGAFGISDIPQKYVDTGVRGDRANPLVLRAAAKVTLPAGKHRLLLRGRSASQLYVDGKLIMKLAFAKPDSGGHGYVAEQATYLDLGPDFRFAPPGTQEAVVEFESKGGEHVVMLEQMVGGVLGAKNRRRPETGEMVVAWSKQGTESWELLTPGKEPIAYNDQSWAAYEAKQSMKLSAMDAEARAALRGEQAAYWTKRREAATKWLAETPEVKVPAAAEGYPALNAIDNFLAQKIARVAAQNTAAQSGTVDYYRDIQPILETKCYDCHQGTKTKGDLRLDDFAAALRGGESDGAGITPKHPEKSSIIARVSTDDEELIMPPKGKPLTKEQIDLLSRWIKEGATWPELKVAHVNLTPLTDDLTFLRRVTLDTVGVAPSLAEIEAFVKDTSKDKRAKAIDRLLADPRWADNWVGYWQDVLAENPNILNPTLNNTGPFRWWIYESMLDDKPMDLFVTELVRLRGSVRFGGPAGFGVASQNDVPMAAKGTIVTTAFLGVETKCARCHDSPAHESTQQDLFEIAAMMAREPLNVPATSSVPMDKLHAGGRKPLIQVTLQPGTKVQPKWPFPEFCPEDVADKLAQDVKDDRDRLASLITAPQNERFAQVIVNRVWARLMGRGIVEPVADWEKGKATHPELLQYLGREFVRSGYSLKKLTSLVMNSHAYQRATDSTLKAPSPLFTSPAPRRLNAEQIVDALFAATGKPFRTEEVSLDIDGRRDLNNSISLGQPRRSWMLASTSNERDRPSLSLPRIQAMCDVLTAFGWRGARQDPSSVRETDPNALQPAIISNGTVGVWLTRLSDDHGVTQLALRDMPVEKLVDTLFLKLLTRNPTAEERERYTSYLSEGYATRVKTGAPAKVAEISRKPAKYVSWSNHLDPEATTVRMQEEVDARKGDTPTEKLDATWRGKLEDVLWAMLNAPEWVYAP from the coding sequence ATGAAGCATTTCCGGTTACTCCCCTTCGCACTCGCCATGGCTGCTGCACCGCTGCTCGCGCAGAATGATGCAGGCAACAACGATGCTGCGAACGATGCGCAGAATGATTCGAAGGAGAATCCAAAAGCGGCGGACTACAAGCCCATCGTAAAATGGAGCTTCGATGCGAAGGAGGCCGGCAAGTGGAAGGGCAAGGAGCAGCTTGAGGATGGTCCTTTGCCGCCCACTTTTCCCGCGTTTCAACCTGGCAACAAGGCGGCATACTTTGGTGGTACGAACACAGCCATCGTGGTGAAGGAGTCGGATCTGCCTGACACCAATGTGCGATTCGGCATGGATGACTCCATCACACTCGAGGCCTGGGTGAATGTGGAAGAGATCCGCAACGGCGCATACAGCTACCTCATCGGCAAAGGGCGCAACAAGAACAAGGATTTCACGCCAGAGAACCAGAACTACGCCCTGCGTTTGAAGGGTGAGGGCGGTGAGGCGCGGCCTACGTTTTTGTTCCGCAGTCTTCCGGACAAGCCCGATGCCAAGGAAGGGTACCATCGTTGGGTGGCCACCGAAGGCCTCACACCCGGCAGCGGCTGGCACCACATCGCCGTGACCTACACCTTCGGCAAGGGCTCCAGCATTCGCAGCTTTGTCGATGGCAAGGAAGTGAAGGGCACCTGGGATCTGGATGGCAAGACGGATCGCGCGCCTGTGCAGGATGGTGACGACATCATGATCGGCACCGGCTATGGCGGTGGCGAAGGCAATACGCTGCGTGGCTGGCTCGATGAAGTCGCCATCTATCGCAAAGCAGTGCCGGAGACATTGCTCGCCCAGCGTTTCCAATTCATTCCTCCGCCTCCAGTCGTGAATCCTGACACTCTGCCGAAGGGTTTGGTGCGGGTGGAGATTTGTGAAAGTGGCGTGCCTGCGAAAAACGCCTGGCCAACCATTCCTCCCAAGGCTGATGAGTCCTACAACGTCGGGGCCTTTGGCATCAGCGACATTCCACAGAAGTATGTGGATACCGGTGTACGCGGTGACCGCGCCAATCCGCTCGTGCTGCGCGCCGCTGCGAAGGTGACCCTGCCTGCGGGCAAGCACCGCCTGCTCCTCCGCGGACGCAGTGCCTCACAGCTGTACGTCGATGGCAAGCTGATCATGAAGCTCGCCTTTGCGAAGCCTGATAGCGGTGGTCACGGTTATGTCGCCGAGCAGGCCACGTATCTCGACCTTGGTCCTGACTTCCGCTTTGCACCTCCGGGAACGCAGGAAGCTGTGGTCGAGTTCGAATCCAAGGGCGGCGAACACGTGGTGATGCTCGAGCAGATGGTGGGTGGTGTGCTTGGCGCGAAGAACCGCCGTCGTCCGGAAACAGGTGAAATGGTCGTGGCGTGGTCCAAGCAGGGTACGGAATCATGGGAGTTGCTCACCCCTGGCAAGGAGCCCATCGCCTACAATGACCAGTCCTGGGCTGCATACGAAGCGAAGCAGAGCATGAAGCTCTCCGCCATGGATGCGGAAGCCCGCGCCGCTCTCCGTGGCGAGCAGGCCGCCTATTGGACGAAGCGTCGTGAAGCTGCCACGAAGTGGCTGGCAGAAACTCCTGAAGTGAAAGTACCCGCCGCTGCCGAGGGCTATCCTGCACTGAATGCGATCGACAACTTCCTCGCACAGAAGATTGCCCGCGTAGCAGCGCAGAACACAGCAGCACAAAGCGGCACCGTAGACTACTACCGTGACATCCAACCCATTTTGGAAACCAAGTGCTACGATTGCCATCAAGGCACCAAGACGAAGGGCGATCTCCGTCTGGACGATTTCGCGGCAGCCTTGCGCGGGGGTGAGTCCGATGGCGCCGGCATCACACCGAAGCATCCTGAGAAGAGCTCCATCATCGCTCGCGTGTCCACGGATGATGAAGAGCTCATCATGCCGCCCAAGGGCAAGCCGCTGACAAAGGAACAGATCGACCTCCTCTCCCGCTGGATCAAAGAAGGCGCGACCTGGCCCGAGCTGAAGGTCGCTCATGTGAACCTCACTCCGCTCACGGATGACCTCACGTTCCTGCGTCGTGTGACGCTGGACACCGTGGGTGTTGCCCCCTCGCTGGCCGAGATCGAAGCCTTCGTGAAGGACACAAGCAAGGACAAGCGCGCCAAGGCCATCGACCGCCTTCTCGCCGATCCTCGCTGGGCAGACAACTGGGTCGGTTACTGGCAAGATGTGCTTGCGGAGAATCCGAACATTCTCAATCCCACGCTGAACAACACCGGTCCCTTCCGCTGGTGGATCTATGAATCGATGCTGGATGACAAGCCCATGGATCTCTTCGTCACCGAGCTGGTGCGCCTGCGTGGCAGCGTGCGTTTCGGTGGGCCAGCGGGATTTGGCGTGGCTTCCCAGAATGACGTGCCGATGGCAGCCAAGGGCACCATCGTCACCACCGCATTCCTTGGGGTGGAAACCAAGTGCGCCCGATGCCATGACTCCCCTGCCCACGAGAGCACCCAGCAGGATCTCTTTGAAATCGCCGCCATGATGGCCAGGGAGCCACTCAACGTGCCCGCCACGAGCAGTGTCCCCATGGACAAGCTGCATGCGGGTGGTCGCAAGCCGTTGATCCAGGTCACCCTGCAGCCCGGCACCAAGGTGCAACCGAAGTGGCCGTTCCCGGAGTTCTGCCCGGAAGACGTGGCGGACAAGCTGGCACAGGATGTGAAGGACGATCGCGATCGGCTTGCGTCACTCATCACCGCACCGCAGAATGAGCGCTTTGCCCAGGTCATCGTGAATCGCGTGTGGGCCCGCCTCATGGGTCGCGGCATCGTGGAGCCCGTGGCAGACTGGGAAAAGGGCAAGGCCACGCATCCCGAGCTTCTGCAGTACCTGGGTCGTGAGTTTGTGCGGTCCGGCTACAGCTTGAAGAAGCTCACCTCGCTGGTCATGAATTCGCACGCGTATCAACGCGCCACCGATTCCACACTGAAGGCACCAAGCCCCCTCTTCACCTCACCTGCCCCACGCCGGTTGAATGCGGAGCAGATCGTCGATGCTCTCTTCGCAGCGACTGGCAAGCCCTTCCGCACGGAGGAAGTGAGCCTCGACATTGATGGCCGTCGCGATTTGAACAACTCCATCAGCCTCGGCCAGCCGCGCCGCTCCTGGATGCTCGCATCGACGTCCAACGAGCGTGACCGTCCCAGCCTGAGCCTTCCACGCATCCAGGCCATGTGCGACGTGCTCACTGCCTTCGGCTGGCGTGGTGCGCGCCAAGACCCGAGCAGTGTGCGTGAAACAGATCCCAATGCGCTGCAACCTGCCATCATCTCGAATGGTACTGTGGGCGTCTGGCTTACCCGTCTGAGCGATGACCACGGCGTGACCCAGCTCGCTTTACGGGACATGCCGGTGGAAAAACTGGTGGACACGCTCTTCCTCAAGCTCCTCACCCGCAATCCCACCGCGGAAGAACGCGAGCGCTACACATCTTATCTCTCGGAGGGCTATGCCACTCGCGTGAAGACCGGTGCTCCTGCAAAGGTTGCGGAAATCAGCCGCAAACCCGCGAAGTATGTCTCCTGGTCCAACCACCTCGACCCTGAAGCCACCACGGTGCGCATGCAGGAAGAGGTCGATGCCCGCAAGGGTGATACTCCCACCGAGAAGCTCGATGCCACCTGGCGAGGCAAACTCGAAGACGTGCTCTGGGCCATGCTGAACGCTCCTGAGTGGGTCTACGCTCCCTGA
- a CDS encoding DUF4537 domain-containing protein — protein MKTIRVLGATLMAVSVTFASQLLAGPGSQIGVGNRVAAMWSNGGYFLGTVTEIEGERFNILFEDGDRLAVDSSRVVALREDTAFAVGERVMAAWKGISMYPGVVTKVHAKSCMVKWDDGDAPLLVAKDKIFHADKAVVATTAVTMIPTVSDQTFKVGDHVMAVWKNGHKFPGVISQVEGNHFLIRWDDGDTPLWVAKEGISSLEGARVTTATTFNVGEHVAAQWRDSRYYPGVVTEVRGSQCLIKWDDGDEPLFVLQEHIRALPNTPSASLNVGDHVLASWKDGHKYPGVIAEVRGDSCLIRWDDGDEPLFVAKDKILPFPQQQVRLLPGATPGR, from the coding sequence ATGAAAACGATCCGGGTGCTAGGAGCGACCTTGATGGCAGTTTCAGTGACGTTCGCCAGCCAATTGCTGGCGGGGCCCGGAAGCCAGATTGGCGTCGGGAATCGGGTGGCCGCGATGTGGAGCAATGGCGGCTACTTTCTCGGCACAGTGACGGAGATCGAAGGCGAACGCTTCAACATTCTCTTTGAAGATGGCGACCGGCTGGCCGTGGATTCTTCAAGGGTGGTCGCTCTTCGTGAAGACACTGCTTTCGCTGTGGGGGAGCGTGTGATGGCAGCATGGAAGGGCATCTCCATGTATCCGGGAGTCGTGACCAAGGTGCATGCGAAGTCCTGCATGGTGAAATGGGACGACGGCGATGCACCCCTGCTGGTGGCGAAGGACAAGATCTTCCATGCGGACAAGGCGGTCGTGGCGACGACGGCAGTGACGATGATTCCCACTGTCAGTGACCAGACTTTCAAGGTGGGTGATCACGTTATGGCCGTGTGGAAAAACGGGCACAAGTTTCCAGGTGTCATCTCCCAGGTCGAAGGTAATCACTTTCTAATTCGCTGGGATGATGGAGATACTCCGCTGTGGGTAGCTAAAGAGGGAATCTCATCTCTAGAAGGGGCGCGTGTAACTACCGCAACTACCTTCAACGTGGGCGAGCATGTGGCCGCACAGTGGAGGGACTCCCGCTACTATCCCGGCGTCGTGACCGAGGTTCGCGGCAGCCAGTGCCTCATCAAATGGGATGATGGCGACGAGCCTCTCTTTGTCCTTCAGGAGCACATTCGCGCGCTGCCAAATACTCCGTCAGCATCATTGAACGTGGGTGATCATGTCCTGGCCTCCTGGAAAGATGGTCACAAGTATCCGGGTGTCATCGCTGAAGTGCGTGGCGACTCGTGCCTCATCAGGTGGGATGATGGTGATGAGCCCTTGTTCGTGGCGAAGGACAAAATCCTTCCCTTCCCTCAGCAGCAGGTGCGGTTGCTCCCAGGCGCGACTCCGGGACGGTAG
- the ispF gene encoding 2-C-methyl-D-erythritol 2,4-cyclodiphosphate synthase, translated as MTRVGIGYDVHQYAEGRAFILGGVEIPHAKGLKGHSDADVLSHAIADAVLGALGEPDIGYWFPPSDASIEGISSLKILEKVAEIARSKGASIENVDSTVIAEAPKVKPHAAAMKERIGAALGISPDRVGIKATTNERLGFVGREEGVAAMAVACISLAPAAE; from the coding sequence ATGACCCGCGTAGGCATCGGTTACGACGTTCATCAATATGCAGAAGGCCGCGCCTTCATCCTCGGTGGTGTGGAGATTCCACACGCCAAAGGCTTGAAGGGCCACTCGGATGCGGATGTGCTCAGCCATGCCATCGCGGATGCTGTTCTCGGTGCCCTGGGTGAACCGGACATCGGTTATTGGTTTCCGCCATCCGATGCCAGCATTGAGGGCATCAGCAGCCTGAAGATTCTGGAGAAAGTCGCGGAGATCGCCCGGAGCAAAGGCGCCAGCATCGAGAACGTGGACAGCACCGTGATTGCTGAGGCTCCCAAGGTGAAGCCTCACGCGGCGGCGATGAAGGAACGCATCGGCGCGGCGCTCGGCATCTCACCGGATCGGGTAGGCATCAAGGCCACCACAAATGAGCGGCTTGGCTTCGTAGGACGCGAGGAAGGCGTGGCCGCCATGGCGGTGGCCTGCATCTCCCTCGCGCCAGCGGCAGAGTAG
- a CDS encoding inositol monophosphatase family protein produces the protein MSSLLSVAIEAAQAAGELQREHFGSDLSVNEMLQYDIKLELDVRSQQIITDIILKHFPDHAVLGEEGSDGNLQSTTEWIVDPIDGTVNFFYGIPHFCVSIGVKEKGELVAGVIYDPIQKETWAVEKGKTPTLNGKPIRTSSRAHLSDAVVTVGFSKSREALEASFDRYKRISVEVRKTRMLGSAALALAYIACGRLDAYIEEQLSEWDIAAGKLLLLEAGGEFLEQPSRTHEGKLFICATNGKIDLTEYL, from the coding sequence ATGAGTTCCCTGTTAAGTGTCGCCATCGAAGCCGCGCAAGCCGCCGGCGAACTCCAACGCGAGCACTTTGGCTCGGACCTCTCGGTCAATGAAATGCTGCAGTACGACATCAAGCTCGAGCTCGATGTGCGCAGCCAACAGATCATCACCGACATCATTCTGAAGCACTTCCCCGATCACGCCGTACTGGGTGAGGAAGGCAGCGATGGCAACCTACAGAGCACCACCGAGTGGATTGTGGATCCCATCGATGGCACGGTGAATTTCTTCTACGGCATCCCGCACTTCTGCGTCTCCATCGGCGTGAAGGAGAAGGGTGAGCTCGTGGCGGGCGTCATTTACGACCCCATCCAGAAGGAAACCTGGGCCGTGGAAAAGGGCAAAACGCCCACACTCAATGGCAAGCCCATCCGCACCAGCTCACGCGCACACCTTTCGGATGCCGTGGTAACCGTCGGCTTCTCCAAGAGCCGCGAAGCCCTGGAAGCCAGCTTCGACCGCTACAAGCGCATCTCCGTGGAAGTGCGCAAGACCCGCATGCTCGGCAGCGCCGCTTTGGCCCTGGCCTACATTGCCTGCGGACGTCTCGATGCCTACATCGAAGAACAGCTCAGCGAGTGGGACATCGCCGCTGGCAAGCTGTTGCTGCTGGAAGCGGGAGGTGAGTTCCTCGAACAGCCCAGCCGCACGCATGAGGGCAAGCTCTTCATCTGCGCCACAAACGGCAAGATCGATCTCACGGAATATCTGTGA
- a CDS encoding phosphopantothenoylcysteine decarboxylase, protein MRILITAGPTREALDPVRFLSNRSSGKMGYALAEAAKEEGYEVTLVSGPVTPISPEGVNLVKVESAQQMWEAVQSLCKSAAPDIAIHAAAVADYRPKIVQSQKIKKRDEALTLELERTPDVLGSMRTVFGYQGFLVGFAAETEHLVENAMTKLQRKSCDLVIANDVSRADTGFDSEENEVILCFPSGNTEPLPKQSKRSLAREIIRRVATLAAEKEHP, encoded by the coding sequence ATGCGCATCCTCATCACCGCAGGACCCACCCGGGAAGCACTCGACCCCGTACGGTTCCTTTCCAATCGCTCCTCTGGCAAGATGGGCTATGCGCTCGCAGAGGCCGCAAAGGAGGAGGGCTACGAGGTTACCTTGGTGAGTGGTCCTGTGACGCCTATCTCGCCAGAGGGAGTGAACCTCGTGAAGGTGGAATCCGCGCAGCAGATGTGGGAGGCCGTGCAGTCCCTCTGCAAATCTGCCGCACCAGACATCGCCATCCATGCCGCTGCTGTGGCCGACTACCGTCCCAAGATCGTGCAAAGCCAGAAGATCAAAAAGCGTGACGAAGCCCTCACCCTGGAGCTGGAGCGCACGCCGGATGTGCTCGGCTCCATGCGCACAGTGTTTGGTTATCAGGGCTTTCTGGTCGGCTTTGCCGCGGAGACGGAGCACCTCGTGGAGAACGCCATGACCAAGCTCCAGCGCAAGAGCTGCGACCTCGTGATTGCCAACGATGTCAGCCGGGCAGACACAGGGTTTGACAGCGAGGAAAACGAAGTCATTCTCTGCTTCCCTTCCGGGAATACCGAACCGCTTCCCAAGCAATCCAAACGTTCGCTGGCCCGCGAAATCATCCGGAGGGTCGCGACGCTGGCAGCGGAGAAAGAGCATCCATGA
- a CDS encoding flavoprotein: protein MKHILLGVAGSIAAYKAADLASQLVKQGCKVTCVMTKDAQQFITPLTLQVLSKQPVVTDLFDEKESWRPTHIGLADSADLLLIAPASANVMAAMAHGLANDALTTIALATRAPVLVAPAMNGKMWSHPATQKNVETLKSWGHHFIGPDDGMLACGYEGSGRLWPVEGVVARAMEVLEGRAA, encoded by the coding sequence ATGAAACACATCCTCCTCGGCGTCGCCGGCTCCATCGCCGCGTACAAGGCAGCGGACCTCGCCAGCCAGCTTGTAAAGCAGGGCTGCAAGGTCACCTGCGTGATGACGAAGGACGCGCAGCAGTTCATCACTCCCCTCACCCTGCAAGTGCTCTCGAAGCAACCCGTGGTGACGGACCTTTTTGATGAAAAGGAAAGCTGGCGGCCCACGCACATCGGGCTCGCGGACAGCGCGGATCTGCTGCTGATCGCGCCAGCTTCGGCGAATGTCATGGCAGCGATGGCTCATGGCCTTGCGAACGATGCGCTCACGACGATTGCCCTGGCCACGCGCGCACCCGTGCTTGTTGCGCCTGCGATGAATGGCAAGATGTGGTCGCACCCCGCCACGCAGAAGAATGTGGAGACACTGAAATCCTGGGGCCATCACTTCATCGGTCCCGATGATGGTATGCTCGCCTGCGGTTATGAAGGCAGTGGCCGTCTCTGGCCCGTCGAGGGCGTGGTGGCGAGGGCGATGGAGGTGTTGGAAGGAAGGGCGGCGTAA
- a CDS encoding DEAD/DEAH box helicase, which yields MPSASEVEAFISAFDEATVTAARSLVEEGKVRMLQFSEETVEAEVALEEEIVRVFLAKTARGWKGRTNAPTVEPEGAGIAQCAAMLETEAKEEATPTQVQRSLQDVIEERLARQLTASEEQYVAKVEKRYERYRALGEIYDHDLVRLNSRWPVQSYDPLRLWPEPPREVVDFWNYLAAALIERKLTYPSFLDSITDLPGVQAKLASWHQQEDLPRWASIIREFGQREIPGALDVQLRLLVTPNEARFQVRNDSASPWRNLADPELDQLLMLEQQNALRLPLPSRLMLESASRALRDQIRPIVRLDDVAAARWLASLFNQNELSDALITLDETPFARAEDPLRWSAREILRSDGNLHAVLLVLTDASGHEPPKPLRSLPAAEPLYLSSDTVFRGPASFEEGTSAHTSIEIPVAALATEDGVRFLKRLGVELPPSLAKKVRHETFQVHLKAHCLPKVDQGGTEHIAVSASAISSNGLLEQTLRGRRWEVAELQRDEEGCIPCYDRTALEAVPPMLDQLKATYDPELDAFRVRITKTFPEQFHAWAAGLPNGMTLETDTKLETILADPLKATVRLEVNEAGIDWFDLRLVFDIEGLELKPAEIRKLIAARGGFVRLADGTWRSVKLELTEEQQNTIAALGLDINELSDEAHPIHARQLAAQQKKDFLPPELWERIRDRLARLDLETKAPVPDALTITLRPYQVDGFHFLSYLTINRFGGVLADDMGLGKTVQSIAWVLWLRQRAAENNGDKLAPCLVVCPKSVLDVWAIEFGKAAPALRVEVLREKDTLDLRRLQQEADVLVLNYAQLRACIEELQKVNWLAAILDEGQQIKNPDSKVAQAARQLHAQNRLVLTGTPLENRLLDLWSLMTFATPGALGDRAYFQRHFDRRKDDRAAERLSARLRPFILRRTKGQVARELPPRTEENMFCELSGLQEKLYRDQLAQAQHMILTATGADLLNKRRFAILQAITRLRQICCHPALVQPGAENEESAKLNALLELLDQLHDEGHKVLVFSQFVSMLKIIRDKLIALGRPYHWLTGATQNRAEIVQAFQTDPQPSVFLLSLKAGGSGLNLTAASYVILYDPWWNPAVENQAIDRAHRIGQTQPVMAYRLLAKDTIEQKIRLLQQQKQLMSNDVLGEESFARNLGREDLEYLFGLADPVEVEED from the coding sequence ATGCCAAGCGCCAGCGAAGTCGAAGCTTTCATATCCGCGTTCGATGAGGCTACTGTTACCGCCGCCCGCTCCCTCGTGGAGGAAGGCAAGGTACGGATGCTGCAATTCAGCGAGGAGACGGTAGAGGCGGAGGTGGCTCTGGAAGAGGAGATTGTGCGAGTCTTCCTAGCCAAGACAGCCCGTGGCTGGAAGGGGCGCACCAATGCCCCGACCGTCGAGCCGGAGGGTGCTGGCATCGCCCAGTGCGCTGCCATGCTGGAGACGGAAGCCAAGGAGGAAGCTACGCCCACCCAAGTCCAGCGGAGCCTGCAGGATGTGATTGAGGAGCGGCTCGCCCGCCAGCTCACCGCCTCCGAGGAGCAGTACGTGGCCAAGGTAGAGAAGCGCTATGAACGCTACCGTGCACTCGGCGAAATCTACGACCACGATCTGGTCCGCCTGAACTCGCGCTGGCCTGTGCAAAGCTACGATCCCCTCCGCCTGTGGCCCGAGCCACCTCGCGAAGTGGTGGATTTCTGGAACTACCTCGCCGCAGCCCTCATCGAGCGGAAGCTGACCTATCCCTCGTTCCTGGACAGCATCACAGACCTCCCAGGGGTGCAGGCCAAGCTCGCTTCGTGGCATCAGCAGGAGGACCTGCCGCGCTGGGCCAGCATCATCCGCGAGTTTGGCCAGCGGGAGATTCCAGGCGCACTCGACGTGCAACTGCGTCTGCTCGTCACGCCGAACGAAGCGCGCTTCCAAGTTCGGAATGACTCTGCCTCGCCGTGGCGCAATCTCGCCGATCCCGAACTGGATCAACTCCTGATGCTGGAGCAGCAGAATGCGTTGCGACTTCCCCTGCCCTCACGGCTCATGCTCGAGTCCGCGTCGCGTGCATTGCGCGATCAGATTCGTCCGATTGTGAGGCTCGATGATGTCGCCGCTGCGCGCTGGCTCGCTTCGCTTTTCAATCAGAATGAGCTGTCAGACGCGCTCATCACACTCGACGAAACGCCCTTTGCCCGTGCAGAAGATCCGCTCCGATGGTCCGCCCGTGAAATCCTCCGCAGTGATGGCAATCTGCATGCCGTCCTGCTGGTCCTCACGGATGCCTCCGGTCACGAGCCGCCGAAGCCTCTGCGCAGCCTGCCAGCGGCGGAGCCCCTGTACCTGAGCAGCGACACGGTATTCCGCGGCCCCGCCTCCTTTGAGGAAGGCACCTCCGCACACACCAGCATCGAGATCCCCGTCGCCGCACTGGCCACCGAAGATGGTGTGCGTTTCCTGAAGCGTCTCGGAGTGGAACTCCCGCCGTCCCTCGCCAAGAAGGTGCGGCACGAAACTTTTCAAGTACACCTGAAGGCCCACTGCCTGCCGAAGGTGGACCAGGGGGGCACGGAACATATCGCGGTCTCCGCCAGCGCCATCAGCTCGAACGGCCTGCTGGAGCAGACACTACGCGGACGCCGCTGGGAAGTCGCGGAACTGCAACGCGATGAGGAAGGCTGCATCCCCTGCTACGACCGCACTGCGCTTGAAGCTGTGCCACCAATGCTGGACCAGCTCAAAGCCACCTATGATCCGGAGCTGGACGCCTTCCGTGTGCGCATCACCAAGACATTCCCGGAACAATTCCATGCGTGGGCTGCTGGCCTGCCGAATGGGATGACCCTGGAGACGGACACCAAACTGGAGACCATTCTCGCGGATCCATTGAAGGCCACCGTGCGGCTGGAGGTGAATGAGGCAGGCATCGACTGGTTCGACCTGCGCCTGGTCTTCGACATTGAAGGTCTGGAGTTGAAGCCTGCTGAAATCCGCAAACTTATCGCAGCTCGGGGTGGATTCGTGCGACTGGCGGATGGCACCTGGCGCAGCGTGAAGCTGGAACTCACGGAGGAGCAGCAGAACACCATCGCGGCACTCGGCCTCGACATCAACGAGCTCTCGGATGAGGCGCACCCCATCCACGCACGTCAGCTTGCCGCGCAGCAGAAGAAGGATTTCCTGCCACCGGAGTTGTGGGAACGCATCCGCGATCGTCTCGCCCGCCTCGATCTGGAAACCAAGGCTCCGGTCCCAGACGCACTCACAATTACCCTGCGTCCCTATCAAGTGGATGGCTTCCATTTCCTGTCCTACCTGACCATCAATCGCTTCGGTGGCGTGCTCGCGGATGACATGGGCCTCGGCAAAACGGTGCAAAGCATCGCGTGGGTCCTGTGGCTGCGTCAGCGTGCCGCGGAGAACAACGGAGACAAGCTCGCTCCATGCCTCGTGGTGTGCCCGAAGTCGGTGCTGGATGTGTGGGCCATTGAGTTTGGCAAGGCGGCCCCGGCGTTGCGTGTGGAAGTGCTTCGCGAAAAGGACACACTCGACCTCCGACGTCTGCAACAGGAAGCCGATGTGCTGGTGCTGAACTACGCACAACTCCGCGCCTGCATCGAGGAACTGCAGAAGGTGAACTGGCTCGCAGCCATTCTGGACGAAGGCCAGCAGATCAAAAATCCTGACTCGAAGGTGGCGCAGGCAGCGAGACAACTCCACGCGCAGAATCGTTTGGTGCTCACCGGCACGCCGTTGGAGAATCGCCTGCTGGATCTCTGGAGCCTCATGACCTTCGCCACGCCTGGGGCGCTGGGCGATCGTGCGTATTTCCAGCGTCACTTTGATCGTCGCAAGGACGACCGCGCGGCAGAGCGTCTCAGCGCACGACTGCGCCCCTTCATCCTCCGCCGTACCAAGGGTCAGGTGGCCCGCGAGCTGCCGCCGCGCACGGAAGAGAACATGTTCTGTGAACTGAGTGGCCTGCAGGAGAAACTCTACCGCGACCAGCTTGCGCAAGCTCAGCACATGATCCTCACTGCCACCGGTGCGGATCTCCTGAACAAGCGTCGCTTTGCCATCCTTCAGGCCATCACCCGCCTGCGTCAGATCTGCTGCCATCCTGCACTCGTGCAGCCCGGTGCGGAGAATGAGGAAAGCGCCAAGCTCAATGCACTGCTCGAATTGCTTGATCAGTTGCACGACGAAGGGCACAAAGTGCTGGTCTTCTCGCAGTTCGTCTCGATGCTGAAGATCATCCGGGACAAGCTCATCGCATTGGGCCGCCCCTACCACTGGCTGACGGGAGCCACGCAGAATCGCGCCGAAATCGTGCAAGCCTTCCAGACGGATCCGCAGCCTTCCGTATTCCTGCTTTCGCTCAAGGCGGGCGGCAGCGGTCTGAACCTGACAGCTGCCAGCTACGTGATCCTCTACGATCCCTGGTGGAACCCTGCCGTGGAAAATCAGGCGATTGACCGTGCCCACCGCATCGGCCAGACCCAGCCGGTGATGGCCTATCGCCTTCTTGCCAAGGACACCATCGAGCAAAAGATCCGCCTTCTGCAACAGCAGAAGCAGCTTATGAGCAACGATGTACTGGGTGAGGAAAGCTTCGCCCGCAATCTGGGCCGCGAGGACCTGGAATACCTTTTCGGACTCGCCGACCCGGTGGAGGTGGAAGAAGATTGA